TTAGGATCATCACACATAGATCACTGAATTCTCTCTCCTCCTTAGCTAGATCTTCGAGCTTATATTCGTATACATGTTCATCTTTATATGTGAGGTTCTCATAGATCTTCACAGTCCCCTTGAGTCCCTTGGAAACTAGATATCTAGCTACTCTCTGAGGACCGTCTCGATATGGTTCTGGGAAAACCACTATCTCTCTACCAATAGATGTTGCCTTGATGATCTCCTCGTAATACCTCTCAGCACCTTCTGCATGGAGGGAGATGAAGATGATCTCTGCCATGTCGAGCCCTTCCCTTGATAGCGCTGTGTTAAGTGAAGAGACTCCTGGTATGATCTCACATTCTATTCCATAGGATCTGCATAGCTTTCTCAGCTTTTCCATGAGTTGCCAATCAGATACAGAAGGATCTCCATGGATCAGAAATGCTACACATCTACTCCTAGCTAGATCCGCTATATATTCTAGATCTCTTGCTTCTGTTAGATAGCTGATCTCGACGATCTCTTTACCAGCTATTAACTTTGAAAACCTCCTAATCACACTACTCCAGCCGGCTATGATATCGCAGTTACCTAGAATCCTATGCCCTTTCAAAGTCAATAGCTCAGGATCTCCTGGGCCAACCCCGATGATATATAGCAATACAAAACCCTAAACAATATCTCTCTTGGATGTTAAAGCCTATATTGTTCGAGGCCTTTTTAATAGATGCTCTAAGCTAAGGACATAGATCCCAGAGCTATATATTCGAGGAATTCTCTAACTAGGATCACACAACTATTCTTCCTCTCTCAACCCTATATTCTATTGGTTCTATGCAGTGTGCTGTGAACCTCATCTTCTTTATATATAGGTATCTCGATATCTTTTTCTTCATAACATCAGCCTCTATATTAGCCACCACTACGCCGTCTAACACGTTTTCAACAGTTTTTAGCCACTCGGCTATCTCCTCCGAGTCTGTGTGAACCACGACTAGAGTTGTTATCCCATATCCTTTGGAAACAACAGCCCTCACCCTTTTCAAAAGCTCTGTAGCACTGCTTATCTCTCCAGAGGATAGGATCTCGTTATATGAGTCTATAATCATAACCCCTCTACCCCCCTTTTCAGATACATATGAAGCCTCGATCCTCGATGCCGATAATATTTCCTCTGGTGATAGTGATTGGAGAGATCTCGAGATAATATCTTGGGAAGGTTTGAGGGGAGACATTCTATAGGAGAAGCCATCTATTATCCTCAGCCTACCACTAGCTATCGCCGATCTAACAGCCTCCTCCCCAACCAGGTTTGAGAGCGAGCTAACAATATGTGGGGGATCGTCATCCAATGCCATATATATAATATACTCTCCTTTCGAGAGATGATATGAAGCTATATTCCTTACAAGAAGACTCTTACCACCTCCTGAGGGGCCTACAATAGCGATCATAGATCTGGGATCCACATACTCCACACACCAGTCAAGAGCCTTGACACCGAATATGAAACCCTGCTGGCCAGCCTCCAAGATATCCCCATATCTATTGTTTTAGAAGTCATATATCTAGACCCAAACGCCTGGCTTGTTTAGAGAGATGCTTGAGCTAAGCTGTCTAAAAAAGGATCACCAAGGCTATCCTTCCTTAATCCTCTTGTTTATAGCTTCGTTGATCATTATGAGGGCAAGGCTGTATATCACTATGAAGATCGATGGATAAGCTATTGCCCACCACTTATCTCTATAGATAGCGCCGGTTGTGAATGCCCAGTATAGGGTCTCACCCCATGTTGGCTGCTTTATATCGCCGAGTCCTAGGAATATAAGCGTTGTTATAGCGTGAACCGAGTATATGAGGTCCTGTATGAAGGAGACCACGATCAGGGGGATCATATTTGGTATTATATGCCTCACAATGATTCTCAGAGGCCCGGCTCCAATTGCTATTGCAGCCTCAACATATGGAGAGCCCTTGATAACAACAACCTGTGACCTTATTATTCTAGCCGTTGATGGCCAGGAGAGGATCCCGAGAACCAGGGCTGCTAGGTAGTTGTTAGGAGGAACATAGGCTGAGAGTATGAGGAATACGAAGAACGATGGGATCAATAGAAAAATATCCGTCAGCCTCATAAAAACCTCGTCAACCCAGCCACCGATATAGCCGCTTATAGCACCCATTACAAGCCCTATAGATACTATCAGGGTGGAAGCTAGCGCAGAGATTACCATGGTATATACAGTTCCCCAGATAAGCCTTGAAAAGAGATCCCTCCCAAAATAATCTGCGCCCATTATCAGGGAGGGGCTTGGAGGATGATAGGATTCGGCAACAAGAGCGTTGGGATCGTTCCTCGCTATTTGGGGAGCAGCGATGGAGAGTGCTATAAATAGAGCTATTATTGAGAGCCCCACAACCCCTCTTAGATCGTATAGCACATATTTCCAGAGGATCTGTGGAATCCTCCTCATAGGCGATATAACGGGCCTCACCATATAGGGAGACACCTACTTAACCCTCACCCTAGGATCTAGAGCCATGTAGAGTAGATCTGCTGTGAGATTAGCTAGGGATACTGTTATAGATAAGAGGAGGAAGACACCCTGTATCAAGGGATAATCCTTATTCAGTATCGCATTTATAAAGACATACCCCATTCCAGGGTATGAGAATATGGCCTCGGCGATAACAGCTCCAACAACTATGTAGCCGATAGATATAGCTGTGGATGTGACAACGGGGAGTATGGCGTTCCTAGCAACATTCCACATGATCCTAGACTCCTTCAAACCCTTTGCCCTCATAACCAGTACAAAGTCCTCCTTCAGAATAGCGATCATGTTATTCTTCATAACATAATATGTATGGGGCAGCCCGATTAACACAAGTGTTATTATAGGCAGCGCTGAGTGGGTGAGAACATCCATTACAAGCCCTATAGAAAACCCTTTTGAGATATATTCATATGAATATGCATGGGATATAGGGAACACACCTAGCTTGACACCGAATATGTAGAGGAAAACCAATGCCAGAAGAAAATAGGGCATAGATAGTATGAAGGACATGATGCTAGATAGAACCGTGTCGAGCTTCCCACCCTGCCTAGCAGCGGATATCATACCCAGTGTAATCCCTATGATAACCCTCAAAGAGATCACTATGCTAAGCAGAAGAACACTCCATGGCAGGGCAGACGCTATTACATCTACAACAGGCCTCATGTTATATGTGAAGGAATATCCGAGATCGAGCCTCGCCAGGCTTGCTATATAGGCTATAAACTGATCCCATAGGCTCCCCCTCAACCCGAGCCTCGCCCTTATAGCCTCCGCCTCCTCATTAGACAATCCATATGTCTGTTGAAGCAGATCCACAGGGTCTCCTGGAGCCAACCTAGGGATTATGAAGGAGATTAGAGTTGCAGCGGCTATAACCAAAAAAGTATTTACAATTCTCCTCACGATATATTTTGTTGAAACCATTACCTCCCGATCCTCCTCCTATATATTAGGACACCCCCTAGGATAGCTATGATAAGAGCCAAGGCGAGAGGCACTACAAGCCAGTCTAGAGAACCCCTCTGCACCCCCTGTGTCTGAGGGGAGACGCCGGTGGTTTGGGTCTCCACTGGGGTTGTTCTAGCCATGGTTGGTGAAGGGGTAACTGTGATTACTGATGTGAGTATTTGGGTGAGCTGTTGGATCGATTGGGTTGCAGCAGCTTGCCTCTTTTTAATGCTTAGCAATGTATCCAGCGTTTGGAGACCCGTCTGTATGCCTTCAACCCTATCTGATCTATATACCTTGATATCATATATGCTATATAGAGGTATGATGGGCATATATCTGTGGAGGATCTCCTGGATCTTCATTATCTGATCCCTATATGCCGTTGGATTGTCTGTGCTTAGCGCAGAGTCTATAGCGGAGTCTAGCTCTGGTATCCTCACCCTAGCCCAGTTTGTGCCAGGCGTGTTCTGCCCTATCTCCGCTGTTGCGTTGCTGTGAAACACTGGTTGGAAGAGATATGCTGCAGGATCATAGAGCATGAGAAGACTATATATCCTGGATCCAAAGAATATTGTGAAGGCCCCCCTATTCCTTATATCCACATATGTAGGTAGAGCCACTAATCTTATATTTACCTCGATACCAACCTTCTGGAGATCAGATGCTATAAGCTGGGCAGCGGTTAGCCAGTCGCTTATAGATGGGACATCAAGCTCGAAGCTAAGTCTCTTCCCATCAGGCGATATCCTCACCCCATCGGCCCCCTTCTTAAAGCCTAGTCTATCGAGGATCTGGCTAGCCCTATCAGGATCATATGCCATGTTTGTCCCATTCACCTCTCTGTTTAGCCACTGATCCTCAGCTACTGGTGGTATGAAGTTATACCTAGGTATCCCATAGCCTGCCCCGGCTCTCTCAGCAAGGATCTTCCTGTTTATCGCCAGGGAAAGGGCAATTCTAAAATCAGTTATATTTGTTGGGTAAACCTGGTTGTTTGTCCATAGATAGAATATATTATTTGACCAGGGCATAGGCTCGACAGATATCCCCGGAGATCCTAGGACGGTGGGGACATCTGTGGGGGAGAAATAGCATGAATCGATCTCACCTCTCAGGATAGCCGGTATTAGGGATTGCGTCGATTGATACAGCTTAATCCTGAACCTCTCTACATGTGGAGACCCCATGAAGAAACCCTTAGAGGCCTTCATAACTATCTCGCTCTGAGGATCATAGTATTCAAGGGTAAACGGGCCTAGAGTAACACTGAGCCCCGGATCCCCTGGCTTGATCACAAGTCTCGAGAAATCGGCCTCTGAAATGTTTGAAACAATATTTCTCCACACGTGTTGTGGAACAGCTATCCTACTGGCCACCGAAACGAACACAAGCGTTGTATTCCTGCTAACAGTGAACCTGAGAATCTTTTCCCCGGTTTTATCTACATTCACCACATACTTCAATATACCCTGTGGATCTAGGGTTTTGTTGAATGGGAGGTAGATGTATTTCCATGTGAAGATATAGTCATCAGCTGTTAGGGGTTTCCCATCGCTCCAATAAACGTTATCCCTTATATAGAAATAGACCTCCGTTAAATTGCCGGATCTCCTGAACTCCCATGAGGAGGCCGCCCATGGAACGAAGGATCCATTGGGAGAGATATAGATCAAACCAGTAGAGAATAGGATCCCAGATACAACGCTGTCAACACCGATAGCTGTGAAGGGGTTGAGGTTGCCCCTCGCAGTCCCCGGATATCCCCATATATAGTCGCCTCCCTGGGCCTCAACAGCTACATATGTATTGAGAAGAGGGGCAATAACTATCATAGCCAGAATTATTGTAACAAACATACGCCTTTCCATATGGATACCCAACTATAATATGCAGCAGGATCGTAATAAGGTACTTGTTACGTAATCTTTAGAGTGGGGACCTTGTTTATAAACCCTGTGATCGCTCATCCTTTAGAGGTTCTAAATATATCAAGGGTAGCTCCCATGATGGTCGGGATCGTTGAGGGTTTCTACGGACAGCCTTGGGATCTTCTTGACAGGATATCCATGGTATCCTATATGGGGAGGGTCAGGCTTAACCTATATATCTATGCCCCCAAGGATGATCCCTATCACAGGGTTTCGTGGAGAAGCCCTTATCCGCAACACCAGATGGAGGGCTTCTCAATGCTCATAGATGCCTGTGCTAGAAATGGTGTTGCGTTTGGCTATGCAATATCCCCTGGTCTTGACATTGATTATTCCTCTAAGAGCGATATAGATATCCTTATAAGGAAGCTCAGCATGTTCATGGATCTTGGTACGAGGGTGCTTGGAATCTTTCTAGATGATATACCCCCTGAGCTGAGGGGAAGAGGTTTTAAGAGCCTGGCAGAGGCACAGGCATCTATCGCGAATAGGGTATATAGAGAGCTATCCCCAGACAGGCTGTTCCTCGTGCCAACCTATTACTGGGGCTATGAGGAGGGCTATTTGAGAGAGCTCGGCTCTCTTCTAGATAGTGGCGTTGAGATCGTCTGGACCGGCAGGTATGTTGTCTCGCCAACAATAGATCTCGATGATATTGAGAGGTTTAGAGAGATAGCAGGTAGATATCCTGCTATCTGGGATAACTACCCCGTCAATGACTTCTTCATGGTGAGGGGTGTTATAAGGCTGCATATGGGTCCTATAAAGGGGAGAGATCCAAGGATATTCGCTGTATCACCTGCATATATGTCTAACCCTATGAACCAGGCCGAGGCCTCTAAAATACCGATCTACAGTATCTCGAGAATAGCACGTGGATATGAGCTCGGAGATATGGTTCTAGAAAAAGCTGTGGAGCTAATAGCCGGTGAAGAGGTGTGGGACGCTCTAAAACTCTTCGTAAGGCTTAACAGCTCAAGCCCGCTAGACCCTGAAGCAGATTTCGAGCCAAGTGGTGGGGAAGCTAAATCGCTAATAGATATGGTAGATACTCTCAGAAGAAGCCTGGGCAATAAAAAGCTCCTCCGGGAGATAAGCCCCATATTATCATTCATAGAAAGCCTTGCAAAAACCCTTGCAAGGGGTGAGAAAATGCCTAGTAAAGCCTATAGAATCCAGACAGCCGGGCTATATGATCCGCCCATTAGCGATGAGACCATGGTAAGGGTCTTCGGAAGGGTTACTAGGAGGAGGCCTATGTGGATCTCGTGAGGAGGCTGTTCTATTTGACCTCTCTAGGAGTTGATGTTTTCCTAGGCGAGGGTATTTGGAGAGCATATAATGGGAAGAGAATCTCGATCATGTGTAACTCTGCTAGCATAACATCTAACTACACATATACACTAGATGAGATATCTTCTAGAGGATTAAGGATCCAAGGTATCCTCGTCCCAGAGCACGGCTACTGGGGATTTCTCCAGGCTGGAGAGGAGGTTCAACATTACTATGATAGATATCTAGGATCCTGGGTATATAGCCTCTATAAGGCTTCTAGGGAAGAGGTGAGGAGGATTCTCGAGGAAAGCGATGTTCTATTAATAGATATCCAGGATCTCGGCCTCAGATTCTACACATATCTATCCGCAGTCCTCGACCTATTATCTCTGGCTTCAAGGCTGGGGGAAAAGGAGGTTCTGATCCTCGACAGGCCTAATCCCCTCGGAGGGGTATTGGTGGAGGGGCCTATCGCAAGGGAAAATATGATCTCAATTCTCTCCCCATATAAGATACCGATAAGATATGGAGCAACCATAGGCGAGATTGCAAGGCTCTATGAGAATGAAGAGAGCCTCGGTATAGATCTCCGTGTAATACCTATGAAAGGATGGTCAAGAAAGCAAGATATATTGGATATAGCCATGCCATGGGCCCCAACATCTCCAGCAATACCTACACCCGACACTGTATATCCATATGCCCTAACAGTATATCTCGAGGCGACAAATATAAGTGAGGGTAGAGGGACATATACCCCTTTTAAGGTGATTGGAGCACCCTTCATAGATCCTATAAAGCTTTCGCAAGCCCTTGGAGACGCAATTAGCAGAGATACAGCTGTTTTCAGACCTACCATGTTTAGACCCCTATTCTCCAAATATAGTGGTGAGATGTGTGGTGGCGTATATATACATATTATAGATAGAAAGAGAGTTAGGGTCTTCGAAACAAGTCTCAAGATCCTTAGCACCCTATATACATTATATGGAGATCACATTGAACTGATAAAACGAGGCGATAGGTTCTTAATTGACATACTATATGGAGATCCAAGGGTTAGATCTGTTATCACAGGCCAGCTCGATCTATATAGCTATATCTCATCTATAGATGAGGAGATTCTAGGCTACAGAGAGAGGCTGGAGCCAGTTAAGATATATAGTTAATCCTCCGAGGATCTCTGTTTAAATAAACACTCAGGAGGAAGATCCTTTCTATCTCCTGACAACAATCCTCTCCTCGAGAGAGCCAGGAGCAGGGATGAGCATTCCTGGCTAAGAACGGGATCGCGGATCTCCACCTCGCGGCCAACATAGCTGACGATGGCCCTCCTGATCATGGGACCCCAGATATCTTTGTTCGCGTGGTACGTAGAACCCACAATGGCCAGTGGTAGAACCCCTATTTTATCTGCAATAGCTCTATAGGCTATCGCTATCTCTTCAGCCTCCTCCTTAAGGATCCTGATCGCCACTCTATCGCCCTCCCTAGCAGCTTGAAAAATGTCTATCGCGAAAGATGCTATGAGGCTCTTGATGTTTCCACCAGAATATATGATCTTCAGGAGATCCTGAGGATCGCGCGCGCCAAATCTTCTTAAAGCCCTCTCAACCAAGGAGGTTGGTTCTAGCCTACCATCTAAGGATCTATAGACTGCTCTGAGACCAATAATACCTATTCTCCACGAGCCCCCTTCATCGCCTATGAGATGACCCCAGCCCCCCACTCTTATCCGCCTCCCTCTAGAAATGCCTAAAAAGCTGCTCCCAGTACCCAGGATAGCTATTATACCATCACCTCCTAGAAAGGCTGAGTAGTGTGCAGCCTCGAGATCCTCTATAATTTCTATGGAACCCCTATCGATACCAAGCATACTAGATATACAGTCTGAAAGATTGCTGTCCCATGCACCTCCAAGCCAACCTGCTAGCCCTGCGCCAATGAAAACAGGTTTAAGCTCTCTCTCATATTTGATAGCCGATGATATAGCTCTGTAGATGTTCCTGCAGGAATCTATAACTCCTATTGACGCCGGGTTTCCCGGGCCTGAGAAACCGTGACCCACATATAGCCACTCGGTGGTTATAGCTATAGCAACAGTCTTTGTCGCTCCAGCGTCAACACCGATGAAAACGTCCTTATCCCCCATGATAAAAGCCTCCGAGGCTTTTTGCATTTATAGCTTAGAGATGCTTTACATACTTTTTGTACTTTTCAAGCAACATTCTATTTAGATCCTTGCTATGCGGGATATTTACACTAACCCATATCTCAGGCTCATACCCCCTTTTAATCAGCTTCTCGATGGCTAGTATCTCGAGTGTGTGGGCTATGAAGGAGTTCACTATAGTCGATACAGGGGCGATTCTCCTGCCACCCAGTTCCTTGATCTCTACAGCGGCATCTCCTTCAGGCACCTTATTGTCTACAACGATATCTGCAACCTCATATAGCTTCTTACCATATCTATTCTCGGGCTCGAGCTTCTTAGAATATTCAACAGATGTTATAGCTATAACCCTTACACCCCTCTCCCTAGCAAGTACAGAGGCTTCTACAGGCACTGCATTTTTTCCAGAGTTCGAGATCACTATAAGCACATCTCCCTCGCTAGGCGAGTAATACTCTATAAGGGCATCTGCATATCCGCTGAGCCTCTCGATCATAGAGCTTTTAGCAGCCCCCGAGAACGGGCTTAGAGCTGTATCAAGCATCGGATATATCCTTGCAAGGCCCCCAGCCCTGTGGAACATCTCCACAGCTACTAACATCGAGTGGCCGGTTCCAAGCACATATATCAACCTATCATTCATAATCCCCATAGCCATCTCCTCAGACGCTCTCTCCATGTTAGCCATCTCCTCAGATAAGATCCTCTCAAATATGCTGTGTATCACATCCCTATACATATATACATAACCCAACCCCATACCCATCACCCCAGATCAAGCTTGCAAGGCCTAGCCACCTCTCCTCTTACGCATTATAAACTCAGACTCATCCTCTATAATTGCATCTCTTATCTCCCCTACAATCTCATAGCCAAGGGATCTATAGAACTTCACAGCTCTATAGTTAAAACCCGAGACAAGTAAAAAGCTGTTCCCCCTATACCTAAATATATCTCTCTCAGCAGCATCCATGAGCAGCCTGCCTATCCCCCTACCCCTATATCTCTCATCAACCGCTATAGCCCTTATATATCCCCCCAGAGGGAATCCATCAAATACTCTGAAAAGCACGAAACCTACTACAGATCCCTCTAACTCGGCCACATATGCCCATCCCTCCTCAATAGAGGAGATAGATATGTCTATGCACATATCCCTACTATATCCGAGTGTTATATACGGGTCTGTTGAAACCATGATCCTGCAGATCTCATCTACATCTAGGATCGACGGCCTTCTTACCTGCACCAAGAGATCAGACCCTCGCCAGTCTAGACCCATACCACATTTTATCTAGAATCCTGGAAAACATATAAAACAATTGATCAAGCTCTTTTTACGTAACACCTTCCTTAAGAATATATACCGCTAATATTATTAGTAGAGGCTAGCAGTATGTCGAGTTCTAGTAGGGGTATAGAAGTACTATCGATAATGATAGTGGTGATGATCCTAGGATCTATATTTCTAAGCATATGGCCCCCAATATATATGATCAATGTATATGCACAGGAAAGCACGGCAATATTGAAGCTCTGCATACCATCACCTGGAAAGGTTCTGGATCTGAATCCCTATTTCTACATCGCATCACCACCCCTGACACACTGTATGATACTTAAGCTAGTGTATGAAACACTTGCTGAGGAGAAGAGCGATGGATCCCTAGAACCCCTGCTAGCTACTCAATGGAGCACTTCGCAAGATGGAAAGACAATCACTATAAAGCTAAGATCGAATGTCTATTGGCACGATGGCACGCCATTCACCTCAAGAGATGTGGCATTTGTTCTAACAACAATCAAGAGATATCCAGGTGGCGATGTGTATTCGATAGGAAGATACATCGAGTCTTTAGAGACACCTGATAATCTAACCATCATCATCAAGCTCACGCAGCCTTTCAGCAGGTTCCTATATTATCTACTCACAGGCTACAGGATCTTCCCTCAACATATTTTCTCGGATAAAAATATGGCTGAGTTTCCAGCAAGGGATCCGCGATATGCTATAGGAACTGGCCCATATAGATTGGTTGAGGCGAACTTCGATACCCAGATATTTAGGTTCGCTGCCTTCGAAAGATACTGGGGAGGATCTCCCAAGGTTAGTGAGATAGTTGTTCAGGTGGTTGATGAATCAGCACCTATCCCGGTTATGATGAAGACAGGGCAGTGCTCTATAGCATCGATAACTAATCCAGCTCTTGTTCCGCCTATAGTCTCTGATCCCTCCTTGGGGGTTGCCGTCTCTAGGGGATGGCCTTATCAGGGTTCATACTACACACCGGCAGGTCTTCTAGTTATAAACACGGCTGTGTATCCACTCAATATAACGGAGTTCAGACGCGCATTAGCATATGCAATAAATAAAGATAGGATAGTCCAGCTAGCGCTCCAGGGATATGGCGAGGTTGCATCGTCAGGTCAGCTACCTATGTCTTCGAAGTGGAGGCCCCCCGATCTAGAGGAGATAAGCTATAATGCCTCAAAAGCGAGAGAGATCTTAAGATCTATAGGCTTTGTCGAAGGGCCAGATCATATGTTCCGATACCCCAACGGAACACCTGTAAGCATAAAGATCATACATACGGGAGGTATAGCAAGCAACGTGGTGGCATTAATAATCCAGGACTGGAGAAATGCTGGCATTGAGGCATCCGAGGAGGTTCTCACAAGACTCACTTACGTCAATAACCTCGCATATGGCTACTACCAGGTTGCAATGCTGCTGACAAATAGACCGACGGATGTTGACTTTGTTCTAACTGTCTTCATGGACAGGAATACAACGCCAACTCCTATAGGGCAGCCAACTCAGTATTGGGGTTGGACTAGGTATGTTAATCCGCAATTCAATGCATATATCGAGAGGGCTAGATCCTCTCTAACAGATGGGGAGGCCTTTAAATACTATGCAGAGGCTCAGAGAATAGCTGCAAGGGATCAGTGGGTAATACCCCTCTACTATTCAAAAGCTATATGGGCCTTCAACAAGAGGGACTTCGTTAGTTGGGAAAAGCTTCAAGAAGGGGAGGGATATCCTACCCATGTGACCATGCTCAGCATAGCACCATATGCTCCTCAGACGCAACCTGCTGCAACAACTATTATATATCGAGAGCAGCAGACATATACAACTGTGAGGGAGTATGTGACATACACGCAGCAATACACACAAGCGGCGGAAGCATCGTCACCTATAGGTGTGGTGGCGATAGCTATCTTGATAGCAGCCGTTGCTGCCATATCTGTATACATTGTTCTGAGGAGGAGATGACATATCCATAGGTGGATCTTTTTTGGGCTATACGAATATAGCTATGAACATATCTAAGAGGATTTCCCAGGCACTCATCACTTATATAGTTGTGAATCTATTTATATTCTTTATACCAAGGATGATGCCTGGAAGCTATGTAGATTATCTGGCATCCTCCAGATTCCTACCTAGAGAGGCTGTTGAAGAGCTATATATAAAGCTGGGCCTAGATAAACCAGTATATATACAGCTTATCAATTACGTGAGGAATGTTATGTTTTCGCCGACGCCTGACTTTGGCTATTCATACTCTTTTTACCCGCTAAAAGCCTGGGACGTCATATCTATATATCTCCCCTGGACGCTCATACTCCTAACCATAGCCACACTAACAACATTCATCTATGGTGTTATGCTCGGCTTTGCAGCTGCTGTTTGGAAAGATAGATTTTTGGGCAGGCTGATCACAAGCTTCTCGATCTTCACTATGTCAAATCCATACTTTGTTCTTGCACTCATATTCCTTATGATCTTCTCTCAATATCTAAGGCTGTTTCCACCAGGAGGGGCTTATTCAACCACGCTACATCCCTCCTCCCCTAATTTCTTAGCTGATGTTATTTGGCATATGGCGCTGCCTCTTATAGCACTGACTATAGGGACATCGGGGCAGTATATCATATTGACAAGGACGATAATCACCAGCAATATGGGAGAGGACTTCTTCAGAGCAGCTGTTGCTATGGGGCTTAAGAGGTATAAAGTGATCATTGAATATGCGTTGAGACCAGGTATCCTTCCCCTTATAACTGTTTTTGGAATTAGATTTGGAACCATGCTTAGTGGAGCCCTTCTAACTGAGATCATATTTAGCTATCCTGGTCTAGGCTATATACTCTACCAAGCCATATTATCTAAGGACTTCCCCCTGATCCAGGCTTTATTCTATATGATGAGCCTAATGGTGATAGTTGCAAGCCTAGCTCTTGATATTCTATATGCTATACTTGATCCTAGGATTAGAAAGGGGTGAATCATGGGTATGCGCGTCATCATAATAGTGATTTCCCTGCTAGGCCTTCTAGCCCTTTTAGGACCTCTCATCGCCCCATACGACCCCTTTCAACCTTCTAGCACACCATATCAGGGTATTTCCTGGCACCATCCTTTGGGAACCGATGGGCTTGGTAGGGACATTCTTTCACAGCTATTAATAGGATCTAGAATAACCCTTGCAATATCCCTAGCATCATCTGCTTTATCCCTCGTAATAGGGCTTATAGTCGGACTCGCCTCTTCCTTCAGATCCATAGTCTCGCAAGCTATTTCAGCTGTAATAGATTCATTCATAGTTATACCTCCCCTCCTCATAATGATCTTTATAGCCTCTATATCAGGCCCCTCCATATATTCTGAGATCCTTGCGATCTCACTCTCATACTGGCCACAAACTGCTAAAACATATAGAGCTGAAGCCTTATCGATC
This region of Sulfolobales archaeon genomic DNA includes:
- a CDS encoding ABC transporter permease, with product MGMRVIIIVISLLGLLALLGPLIAPYDPFQPSSTPYQGISWHHPLGTDGLGRDILSQLLIGSRITLAISLASSALSLVIGLIVGLASSFRSIVSQAISAVIDSFIVIPPLLIMIFIASISGPSIYSEILAISLSYWPQTAKTYRAEALSIFERPYVQASIAVGGNMLWIIRRHVIPNMSHITIASLTYLLGISIVSESIMSFLGLGDQRFFSWGMIFYYAFIQGAIYYGLWQWILAPALIITLVVYVLFKSTEDLLAR